A window of Chryseobacterium shandongense genomic DNA:
TTGCATCCAGCAGAAATAAATGATTGATTCTTATGATCATATCGATTCATATAAACACAGACATAGATTTTAAATTTTAAAATAGTAAAGTATATTTAGAATAAAAATAGAATTATAAAATGAAAGAAGTATTCATTGTTTCCGCAGTAAGAACTCCAATGGGAAGCTTTCTCGGAAGTTTATCAGCTGTTCCGGCTACAAAGCTCGGAGCCGTTGCCGTAAAAGGAGCATTAGATAAAATTAATCTTGATCCGAAACTGGTTCAGGAAATCTATATGGGAAATGTATTGCAGGCTGGAGAAGGACAAGCACCTGCGCGTCAGGTTGCTCTGGGAGCCGGGCTTTCCAACGAAACACCTTCTACTACAGTTAATAAAGTTTGTGCTTCAGGAATGAAGGCTGTGACAATGGCTGCACAAGCGATAAAGGCAGGCGATGCGGATGTAATCGTTGCCGGAGGTATGGAAAATATGTCTTCAGTTCCGCACTATTACAACGCAAGAAACGCCACTAAATTAGGGGATGTAAAAATGCAGGACGGAATGGTTCTGGACGGACTTACAGACGTGTATAATAAGGTTCACATGGGAGTTTGTGCAGAAAAATGTGCAACAGATTACAGCATTTCAAGAGAAGAACAAGATAATTTTGCCATCGAATCTTATACGAGAGCTGCAAAAGCATGGAGCGAAGGAAAATTTGCCGATGAGGTTGTTCCTGTGGAAATTCCGCAAAGAAAAGGAGATCCGGTAATTTTCGCCGAAGATGAAGAATACAAAGCCGTAAATTTTGATAGAATTCCAACGCTTCCTACTGTATTCAAAAAAGAAGAGGGAACAGTAACAGCAGCAAATGCTTCTACGCTTAATGATGGTGCTTCCGCATTGATCCTTGTTTCTAAAGAAAAAATGGAAGAATTAGGCCTTAAACCATTGGCAAAAATCGTTTCTTATGCAGATGCAGCGCAGGCTCCTGAAGATTTCACTACAGCGCCTTCAAAAGCATTGCCGATTGCTCTTAAAAAAGCAGGATTGGAACTTACAGATATCGATTTCTTCGAATTTAATGAGGCTTTCTCTGTAGTAGGTCTTGCCAACAATAAGATCTTAGGATTGGATGCTTCTAAAGTGAATGTAAACGGTGGAGCAGTGGCTATCGGCCACCCGCTGGGAAGTTCAGGGTCTAGAATTATTGTTACGTTAATCAACGTTTTAAAACAGAATAACGGTAAATACGGTGCTGCTGCCATCTGTAACGGTGGAGGTGGTGCTTCAGCAATCGTTATTGAAAATATATAATACTTTATGAAATTTAAATTTTCTATAGCTGTTTTTTTAGTTGGATTTTTAATAACTCTACTAGGTGCGTGGCTGAAAATTACTCATATGTCAGTTGGACCTCTCACTGGAAATGTAAGTCTGACAATTGGTACAATTATTCAGATTGTAGGGGTTATATTACTAATAAGTCAAATAGTAATAAGTAAAAAAAGTTAAAAGACTCTTTAAATCAATAAAATTTAAGAACCAAAAGCATTCGTGTTTTTGGTTTTTTTATTTTAAATACTAACTTAATTTTAATAAATCAATAAAATTTCCCTCAAACAAAATAAATACATTAGAATATTCATTCGTTTTCCTATTTTTGTGCAACTAATATTATTTGAAATGTCTGAAATTGAGAACCAAGAAACTCAGAATATAAAGAATAACCCGAAGATCATGAAAGCCTGGGCCGTGTATGATTGGGCCAATTCAGTATACTCTCTGGTTATTACCTCTACCATTTTCCCGATTTATTATTCTATTCTTACCACAGCTTACGAAAAGAAAGAATATGTAGAAGAAACGAAATCCTGGATCGATGTTCCGGTAAGGCATATGATTACTATTTTTGGAAAAGAATATCAGCCGGATGCCGTATACGGATATTCGCTCACCATTTCTTTCTTCATCGTAGTTTTATTGTCACCGTTTTTATCATCATTGGCAGATACGATCGGAAATAAAAAATCCTTCCTGCAGTTTTTCTGTTATCTCGGAGCAACATCTTGTATGGGATTGGCTATGTTTACCGGAATGCATAATGTTTTCCTCGGGCTTCTGTTCAGCATTACAGCAAGTGTGGGATTTTGGGGAAGCCTAGTATTCTACAATTCCTTCCTGCCGGATATCGCTACACGGGACAAGCAGGATGCTCTTTCTGCGAAAGGATATGTTTATGGATATATTGGTTCAGTAGTCCTGGTTATCATTTGTTTGGTACTGATTCAGGTTGTAGCAAAAGGAGACCCGGAGAAACAGCTGTTGTTCACAAGAGTAAGTTTCTTACTTACTGGAGCATGGTGGTTTGGTTTTTCACAATATACCTTTAAGCATCTGCCTCAATTTGGTGACGTAAAAGAAAAGCTTCCAAAAGATCTTGTATTATTAAATTACAAAAACATATTTAAAAAACATGAAGAGCAAGGCGGGTTTTTCGAAGTGCTGAAAGATAACCTTTGTTTCTATAAAGATATTGCGAAAGAAAGTTTTAATGAACTTTTCAAAGTGGGAAAAGAATTATTTAAACATAGAAATCTGAAATTCTTTCTTTCAAGTTTTTTCTTTTACAGTGTAGGAATGCAGACGATTTTTCTGATGGCAACCTTATTCGGGAAAAGTGAAATCAACCTTCCGCAGGATAAACTGATAGGCACTCTTCTTATTATTCAGATTGAAGCTATTATCGGGGCTGTTATATTCTCAAGATTATCACGGAAAATAGGGAATAAAAATGTAATATCAATTGCTGTTGTTTTATGGATTGTAGCCTGTATCTGGGCATACTTTCTTAATAAAGAAAACCCTACGGTTGAATATCAGTTTTATGGTGTTGCTGCGGTTGTCGGACTTGTAATGGGAGGGCTTCAGGCAATGTCCAGATCTACTTACTCTAAGCTTCTTCCGGAAAATTCAATGGAGAATACTACATTTTTTAGCTTTTATGATGTGCTAGAAAAAATTGCCATTATTGTAGGAACTTTTGTATTTGCATTATTTATTGATAAATATGATGCCTTACGAGCCATCTTTGCTAAAATTGATGTTATGCTTCCTTCTGCCTCCGGGATGAGATTTGCAGCATTTTCAATGGCTATTTTCTTTTTTGTAGGATTAATTCTCATTAGATTTTTGAAACTTAATACACCTCAAAAAAACTAGAATCATTTAAATACAATATCAAAAGGCGCTATGATTAGCGTCTTTTTTCTATACTAGGAGTAGCAATCTTAATACAAAATCAAAGATCATAAAGTTTCTTATAAAATCCGATAATGATTATTCTATAATACATTGAAATTTATATAAATGATATATTTTTTTTCGTTTATTTGCAAATTGTTAAATCTATCAAAAATGATAAAAAAGCTACTAACGATCTGCATATTACAATGTGCGGTACTGGGTTTTTCGCAGAGTGTTCGGCCGATTTCGGCGAAAATTTCGGAATACCACGCTCAAAAAAAGACTTTTGAAAAATATGATTTGTTCACAGTCAATAATAACTCAGAAAAACTCGCTGAGTATAAAAGAGCTGCTACAGACATCTCTGTTATGAATGTTGACAGCAGACAACTTAAAAAACTCGTTTACAATAAACCGGAATATCTGGAAGTTTCTTTTCCTTTCGATGGAAAACAGATCACCATGGAACTTTATAAAAATGAGATTTTCACCAGAGATTTCAAAGTCACCACAAGCAAAGGAGAAATAGTTGATTATACGCCAGGGGTGTATTATCAGGGAATCGTAAAAGGTGATAACCAGTCGGTGGTTGCATTCAGCTTTTTTGATAATGATGTTGTGGGAGTTGCATCAACTCTTGAATTAGGAAATATTGTTGTGGGAAAAGCAAAAAACTCAACAGATTTTGTCAGTTACTCAGATTCCAAGCTTACAGGTATGAACCCATTTATCTGCGGCGTAGATGAATTGGCGGAAAATCAAAATCAGAAAATTTCTTTTGACCCGAATTCACAAAAAAATGCAGGTAAGGTAATGACCCAAAACTGTGTGAGAATATATTATGAAATATGTTATACTCCTTTTGTAAATAACGGTTCAGACGTTATCACTACAACCAACTGGCTCACTGCTGTTCATAACAATATTGCGACACTTTACAACAATGATGATATAAAAATAGCGTTGAATGAAGTTTATGTATGGACTACTGCAGATCCTTATACAGGAACTCCAAATGCAAATCTTGCAAACTTCAGAGCAAACAGACAATCTTTTAATGGTGATCTTGCGCACCTGGTAAATCAGCCTTCAACGACAAGTGTTGCGTACGTAAATTCACTTTGTACCACAAGCAGACACGCATATTCAGGAGCTTCTCAAACATATAACAATGTTCCCGTTTACTCGTGGACAATAGAAGCAATGACCCATGAGATGGGACACAGCTTAGGTTCTCCTCATACGCATGCTTGTGCATGGAACGGTAATTCCACAGCAATCGATGGTTGCGGGACGCAGGCGGGTTATCCTGAAGGAACTTGTCCAACAGGGCCTATTCCGTCGCCATCCGTTAAAGGAACAATCATGAGTTATTGTCACCTCCTTTCAGGAGTAGGTATTAATTTTGCCAACGGATTCGGTCCTCAGCCTGGAGCATTGATCAGAAATACGGTAGACTCAAAATCATGTCTGGGGATGAACTGTACTACAGCTTGCAGCACTACTATTTCCGGATTGTCTGTTTCAAATATTACTCAAACTTCAGCAAACGCAACTTTTAATGATGCAACCTCTGCTTCATGGAAGTACAGGCTGACAAAATTTGATGGAACTCTTGTTGCTAGCGGAAATATTTCAACCCAATCTGTAAGTTTCTCAAATCTTCAGCCGGCAACATATTATTTGTTATCCGTAGGTACAGACTGTTCAGCAGCATACCAGAGAACACAACTGTTCATGACTGATGGCAACTGGTGTAATGGAGCGATTTTTACAGATACGGGTGGCACAACGGCAAATTATGGGAACAACCAGACAATCGTAAAAACATTCTATCCGTCTGCAGGAGCTCTGTCCATGACTTTTACGGAATTCGGTCTCGAAGAGGATTATGATTTTATGTATATTTATAACGGACCTTCTACAAGCTCACCGATGTTTGCCAATGGAAATGGTTTATCGGGAACAACTTTGCCGGGAACATTTACTTCTACACATCCTACAGGCGCGATCACAGTAAGATTTGTTTCTGATGTTGAAATAAATGATATCGGTTGGAAAGCAAACTTCTCTTGTTCAGTTCTGGCCGTTGAAGACCTTAGCACCAAAGACAACACTGTAAGCATTTATCCCAATCCCGCCAGAAATATAATTACCATTTCTTCTAAAGAAGCTTTAAAATCATTTAAAATATTTGATGAAGCAGGAAGATTGATACAATCAGGTTCGTCATTAAAAGGAAGTAAGCTCGATGTTAATATATCTTCTATGCAGACCGGAAATTATGTCGTAACAGTGGAAACGGAAAAACAGAAAGTGACGAAAAAATTAATAAAACAATAATTTAAATATTTTACAATGCAAGCCTGATTATTCAGGCTTTTTTTATTAACTTTAATAAAAAGAAAGCTAATTTTTTGATTTTTTTATATTATCTGTTATGATAAACGTTAAAAAAAATTAATATTCGGCTTGACTTTTGCTTATATTCAGGAGAATAATTTTACATTTGCAAAAAATTTATTAAACTAAATGACAAACCCATTATTTTACGCAAAAATTCTTTTGTTCGGAGAATACGGAATTATTGAAGATTCCCAAGGTTTGACATTACCTTATAGTTTCTATAAAGGTACCCTCAAGTTCTCATCATTAGATTCCGAATTTGAAAAAAAATCTAATGAACATTTAAAAAAATACGCGGAATATCTTGAAAATCTCAAACTTCCTGAAACTTTTGAGCTTAATGTTTCAAAATTTAAAGATGAAATTTCTTCGGGATTATTTTTTGACAGCAATATTCCCCAAGGTTACGGAATCGGAAGTTCTGGTGCCTTGGTTGCAGCTATTTTCGAGCGTTATTCCATTTCCAAACACGAACCTGAAAATATTTCCAAAGACGAATTAAAGAATCTTCGCCACGTTTTTGGTTTAATGGAAAGTTATTTTCATGGTAAAAGCTCTGGAATTGATCCGCTGATTTGTTATATGAACCTCCCGATTTTAATTGAAAGCAAGGAGAGTGTAGATAAAGTGGCAATTCCTGCCAGTGAAGCCGGAAAAGGCGCTATTTTCCTGATTGATTCCGGTATGACCGGTGAAACAGGACCAATGGTTCAGATTTTCTTTGAAAAGATGAAAACGGAAGGTTTTAGAAAAACATTGAAAGAAGAATTTATACGCTATAACAACGCATGTATTGATGCTTTTCTTAAAAAAGATATGAATCCTTTCTTCAGAAATTTAAAAAAACTTTCTCATTGGGCATATGAACATTTCAGACCCATGATTCCGGAAAGCTTATTTAACGTATGGAAAAAAGGCCTTGATTCTAATGCTTATTATTTAAAACTCTGCGGAAGCGGTGGTGGAGGCTACATCTTAGGCTTTACCAAAGATTACGAAAAAGCAGAAAAAATGCTTGACGGCTTCAACAAAGAAGTCATTTACAGATTCTAAAACGATCGGAAATGAATTCTGAAAAAGAAAATTTCCAGGAGAAAAATTATACCAAAAAATCTTTTATTTACAGATTTTCACAATTCGTGGGCTTTCTTTTGGGAGCTCGCTTTTTTGTTGCGGCACTGCTTACTTTAGCCCTGTATGTTTCTACATTTTTTCTCTTTAACCAGGATGAAAGCTTCAGAAAATTTGTCTTTGATTTTAAAGTACACGGTATTATTTTCTGTACCGTTCTAACTATTTTGGCAGGAGGTATTATTAACCAGTTTTATGATTTTGAAAAAGATCATATTGTAAAACCTTTCAGGACAAGAATTCAAAGCTTTATCAAGCAGAAGTATTTTTTGTATGCCTATCTTTTTTTAAGCGTGATTTCTCTGGGAGTTGCATGGATGATTTCTCACAATGTATTTATTTTTTTTATTATCTACCAATTTTTCATGTGGTTTTACAGCCATAAACTGAGTCGTATTTTAATTCTTAACAACCTTACTTTTGTAAGCCTTACATTGTATCCTTTTTTTGGAATGATGGTTTATTATCAAACCTTTTCAAAGAAAGTTCTTTTAATGGCCATATTTCTTTTCCTTGTTTTATTATGTATTGACATTGTGAAAGATACATTGACAAAAAGGGTAGATGAAACATTCGGTTATACAACAATTCCTACGTACTTTGATATTAAAACGGTAAATGGAATTATAGTCTCCCTGCTTCTCATTACCATAGTTGTTTCTATGAAGTTAATCTTGCGGACAGGAATTGCCGGTTTTATGGCGTATTATTTTGCGGCTGGCATGTTTGTTTTTATTCTCTGTATTTATCTCATTATCAATCATTCACGGAAAAATAAATTCTTCACGATCAATATTTTAAGATTTTGGGTTTTCGCCGGAATTATAGCAATGCTCCTGAGTGGAGTGGAAGGCAAATTGTAGGAAAATTTTCTTTAAAAAACCTTCGGTTATTCTTACATTTGCAGAACTATAAATCTAATAAGTAATGCCCATTTTCAACGATACTAAAATCGCATTTGCGGATAAATCTGATGCACAATTAAGAAAAGCGTATTGGATGTTTAAGATGATTGAGCAGCCTTCACTCACCAAAGTAGGAACTTCTCTTCTAAATTTTACCGTTCACAACAATTTTCCTTTCGTAACCGGAATAGTAAAAAATACTTTATTTGAACAGTTCTGCGGCGGTGAAACCCGCGAAGAAAGTATGAAAGTGGTAAAACAGCTTTTCAAAAGAGGTGTTGGTAGTATTTTCGACTATTCTATTGAGGGTAAGGAAGATGAGGAAACTTTTGATGCGGTGTGTAAAGAAATTAAAGATATCGTACGATTTTCTGTGGGAAATCCAGCCATTCCTTTTATTGTATTTAAGCCTACTGCCTTTGGCCGAATTGATTTATACGAGGCGGTTGGAAAGAATAATGAACTTACTTCAAGTCAGAAAGAAGAATGGGAAAGGGTAGTGAAAAGATTTGATGAAGTATGTAAATTATGTCATGAAAATGACAAAAAAGTTATGGTAGATGCTGAGGAAACCTGGATGCAGGATGCTGCAGACAAACTTTGCGAGGAAATGATGGAGAAATACAATCAGGAAAAACCTATTGTCTGGAACACCATTCAAATGTACCGTACCGGAAGGCTTGAATATATGGAGGAACATCTAGAGAGAGCAAGGGAGAAAGGATATTTTATCGGTTACAAGATTGTTCGCGGTGCTTATATGGAAAAAGAAAGAGCAAGAGCTGCGGAGAAGGGATATCCGGATCCTATTCAGCCGACTAAAGAAGCTTCTGATAAAAATTATAATGCAGGAATTGATTTTGTAATGAATCACCTGGATAAAGTTTCAGCTTTTTTCGGCACGCATAATGAAATTTCTTCGGAACTCGTGATGGACAAAATGAAAGCTAAAAACCTTGAAAATGAAAACAGTCATGTGTATTTCGGGCAGCTTTACGGCATGAGTGATAATATTACATTCTACCTGTCGGATAAAGGTTATAATGTTGCTAAATATCTTCCGTACGGCCCGGTAAAAGATGTCGTGCCTTATCTCACAAGAAGAGCTCAGGAAAATACTTCGGTGGCAGGACAAACAGGAAGGGAGCTTGGCCTTATTAAAAAAGAATTGGAAAGAAGAAAAAGCAACAGATAGTTTTTGCTTTATAAAATACAGAAGCCTTACAAAATTTGTAAGGCTTTTTTATGGTGTTTTTAATGTTTTAAGGCTCAAAACTTTCAAATTTTCCATTTTCATAAAAGATAACAATACGCTTTATGGCAACTCCTTTATTTTCAGTAGATTGTACACTGTTGATGGGAATGAAATTTTCTAATCGCTGAGAATCGTCTATTTTTTCTTTAGCTTTACTTTGGGGTGCTGTAAAAGATTCTCGCACAACTTCTTTCGGACTCTCCATTTCACTTTCCTCGGCACCAAAATCTTCATCTTCATTCATCATCGTAAAAAGATCGGGAAGAGAAGTTGGCTTAGATTTTTCCTCTTCACTACTGTCCGCAATTGCAGGTTCTATTTTGGGAACTTCGGGCAATTCGGATTTCAGCATTTGACCTTCACCGGTTACAAGCCAGTCCCACAGAATTTCAGGAAAGCGGGATTTTATCTTAATAATGAATTCCAAAGACGGTTTATTTCTTCCGGAAGTAACATGCGAAATAGAAGAACGCTGCACATCAATTTCGTCAGCAAACTCAGAGGGAGTTAACCCGGAATATTCAATAACCTTGGAAATTCTTTCATTTAAACTCATGCAATAAGCTTTTCATTCACTTTACAAATGTAAAAATAAGATTTACAATTGACAAATACAAGTGTAAACTAATTTTAAGTTTTCTAATATACATTTGTAAATTAAATAAGTATTGATTTACAGTATATTATACTTTTACAGATTACATGCAAGACTTTTTATTTAACAAATTTTCCACAAGCCTTTCAATAATGCGATGTACTTCAAGTGATACATGAAGTGAAATGAATAATGACTCAATTCTGGTTTTTAACATCTAAATATCTTAGTATTCATAGGCTTTAACAAACTTTATAAGACAAAATAGAGTAGAGGATATCTAAATCTCTGATTAGATGTCAAAAATAGGGCTATATGACTGGTCAATTAGGCTGTTAAACTTCTGTATTGACTATGACCATCGATATTCAGTCATAGAAATTAATTTTAAACTGAACTTTATTGCTGATATTTTTGGTTAAGTTACATTTTTAAAATGATATCAAATTTTATAAAAATAATCGATTTAATATTCTAAATTATCAACAATTTACATTTGTATATAGAATGAATTCATAATTTTTTCCACATCAAAACTTGTTTAGTATAATTACCATCAAATGTGGAAAATAGGATGAATTCGTACTTAAAGTAATATTAAATATTATGTTTAGTTAAAATTCATAACAGATTGGTTTAAATGTATTTATATATGATTGATTAAATTATTATTAATCCACAATTTTATCCACAGACAAAATGACAATTTACATTGTTTAATATTGTTACAGATGTTAATTTTATATTTTGATAAAAATTTCACTAAATTTGACTATTGTAAATTATTACACAATGAGTTTTGAACAGCTTTATCAGCAAAATCCCAATTTTCCCAATCGTTATATTTCCCCTGAAAAATTATTTTCTTACCTACAGACGAATCTCAGCGAATATATTCATCAGGCCGGAACGTCTTATTTGGGAAAACCTATTTACATTCTAACAATTGGAAATGGAGGAATTAATGTTCTTGCCTGGTCACAGATGCACGGAAATGAATCGAATGCAACTCACGCCATGCTTGATTTATTAACTACATTAGATAATGCGCCAGAACTAAAAGATGAGCTATTCAGTAAAATACAACTGGATTTTATATTCATGCTGAATCCGGACGGTTCAGAAAAGTGGACAAGACTGAATGCTTCGGATATTGATCTGAACAGAGATTTTCATAATGAAGCCAGCAAGGAAATCAAAGTTTTAAAAGAAGCTGTTTCCACAAAAAAATATGATTATGCGCTGAATCTTCATGAGCAAAGAACAATTTTTACTACAGACGGAATTCATCCTGCTACTCTTTCATTCCTGGCTCCGTCGGAAAGTGTAGAACGCGCTGTTACCGAAAACAGAAAGAAATGCATGGCAGTAATAGCCGGTATTTACAACCATTTAAAAGAATTGATCCCCAACCAGATCGGCAGATATTCTGATGAATTTTACCCTGCTTCTACCGGAGATAACTTTATAAAAGCCGGAATGCCTACAATTTTGTTTGAAGGCGGCCATTTTATTGATGATTACACAAGAAAAGAAACGCGTAAATATTATACTATTGCTCTTTTTTATGCGCTAAAAGCAATGACCGAGCTGAATTCTGGAACAGAAGGATGGGAAGGCTATCTTGAAATTCCGGAAAATAAGGAAACGCACTATGATATCATCTACCGGAACGTAAAGTTAAATACGGATCATGAATGTGTGCTGGATATCGCTGTGCAGTACCGGGAACTGAAAGAAGAAGGAATAGATGAAATTTCTTTTATTCCGTTTGTGATGGAGGTGGGAGATGTGAAGCAGCGCAAAGGATGGAAGGAAATAGACTGTACAAACAAAAAATTTATTTGCCCAACTAAATATCCTAAGCTGGATGCCGAAGTGAATTTTATTATAGAGGATTAAAATCATGAAGCGGAACCAAAGGTTCCGCTTCATGATTTATGATGGTAATTCTGATCTGTAATGAGTAAATAAAGGTATTTTATGGACAGATCAGATAAATTGTTTTAGTTAACTACCTTAATTCCGTTAGCTACAAACCTGATCTCTTCTTTCGGAGTTGTAATGGCATCAATTTCGGATTGCGGCTTTTTAGCATCTTCTGCATAATGTTTTTGCTCGTCTACAGAAGTTACTTTTCTTTCAGCAGTACCTTCAAGCACTACATTTTTGCCTTTTAAGGCAGTCGGTACAAAAAATCCGTAATCTTTCATTTTTACGAAAAACTGGGAATTATCTTCCGTCTGGATAGTCAGCCAACATCCTTTTTTATCACAAACATCGGTTACTTTACCTTTTACGGCAACGTTTTCAACTTTTTTGTCGCTTTTCTTTAATTTTTTACTTAATTTATCTACAGATATTGCTTTAGACTCTGCATTGGAAGCAACCCCACCGCCATATACGTCACCTACAACAGCATTTCCTGCCGGAGGACCGGATTTTTTTGATTCCTGTGCGAAAGCTAAAGTAGAAACACTTACTGCAACTGCAAATAATAATGATTTAAATTTCATATTGATTTTTTTTCAAAAATAGTAATAAAATCTGAATCATAAAACGCCTGAAAAAAGTGATAAAAAAACAGGTCATCTTTTCAAATAATCAATTCATTTTAATGTAACGCTTGCAGAGAAAATTAGTCCATCATGCTGTATAATCCTTTCACAAAACATCACGCATCACACACTGCTATCATTTGATGAATGAAATGCCTTCGCGCTCAAAAAAATAATAATATAGTTATTCAATAACCCTCGCGACCTTAGCATTAAAATAAACATTCTCAACTTCTAAGGCAACCTCTGCAAATAAAATTATTCAATGATGTTGCATAATCCTTTCGCATTATAACAGTGTTATCACTCGCTGAATGAAATGCCTTCGCGCTCAAAAAATAATCGCATAGTCCTTCAATAAACCTTTGCGACCTTAGCGTTTAAAAAAAATGTACCTTTCAATCACATTTTATCTCTAATTCAAAAAACAAAATAAAAACTAATCCTATAATTATTTATATTTGAGGCCTATACTTCACTATGCAGAAAAAACTAAAACTTTGGGACGCCATCATGCTGGTAATGGGTTCAATGATCGGAAGCGGAATCTTCATTGTAACCGCAGATATGATGCGGAATCTCGGTTCAGGCTTCTGGCTGATCGTTGTCTGGGTTATTACCGGGATCATGACAGTTGCTGCAGCCATAAGCTATGGCGAACTTTCAGCCTTGTTTCCAAAAGCGGGCGGACAATATACCTACCTCAAAGAGATCTTTGGAAAAAGAATGGGATTCCTGTACGGCTGGGGACTTTTCACGGTAATTCAGACTGGAACCATTGCCGCTGTTGCGGTGGCATTTGGAAAGTTTACGGCCTACCTGGTTCCCGCGCTTAATGATGCAGCGCCTCTATTTCAAAGCGGTGAATTTAAAATTACATGGATTCAGATGCTCGCCATCGCCATTATCCTTTTGCTCACGTACATCAATACACGAGGCGTCGAAAGCGGAAAACTTTTGCAAAATATTTTTACAGGATCAAAAATAATAGCCTTATTAGGATTGATTGCAGCAGGATTTATT
This region includes:
- a CDS encoding DUF4920 domain-containing protein, whose protein sequence is MKFKSLLFAVAVSVSTLAFAQESKKSGPPAGNAVVGDVYGGGVASNAESKAISVDKLSKKLKKSDKKVENVAVKGKVTDVCDKKGCWLTIQTEDNSQFFVKMKDYGFFVPTALKGKNVVLEGTAERKVTSVDEQKHYAEDAKKPQSEIDAITTPKEEIRFVANGIKVVN
- a CDS encoding helix-turn-helix transcriptional regulator, giving the protein MSLNERISKVIEYSGLTPSEFADEIDVQRSSISHVTSGRNKPSLEFIIKIKSRFPEILWDWLVTGEGQMLKSELPEVPKIEPAIADSSEEEKSKPTSLPDLFTMMNEDEDFGAEESEMESPKEVVRESFTAPQSKAKEKIDDSQRLENFIPINSVQSTENKGVAIKRIVIFYENGKFESFEP
- a CDS encoding M14 family zinc carboxypeptidase: MSFEQLYQQNPNFPNRYISPEKLFSYLQTNLSEYIHQAGTSYLGKPIYILTIGNGGINVLAWSQMHGNESNATHAMLDLLTTLDNAPELKDELFSKIQLDFIFMLNPDGSEKWTRLNASDIDLNRDFHNEASKEIKVLKEAVSTKKYDYALNLHEQRTIFTTDGIHPATLSFLAPSESVERAVTENRKKCMAVIAGIYNHLKELIPNQIGRYSDEFYPASTGDNFIKAGMPTILFEGGHFIDDYTRKETRKYYTIALFYALKAMTELNSGTEGWEGYLEIPENKETHYDIIYRNVKLNTDHECVLDIAVQYRELKEEGIDEISFIPFVMEVGDVKQRKGWKEIDCTNKKFICPTKYPKLDAEVNFIIED